The stretch of DNA TGAAAATAGACACAGCTGTCGGAGGATTAATTTAGAGCGGGGCAGATGTAAGACTCGAAAAGATCAATGTCcgtcaattttttcgagaaggTTACCGGCGTGTAACGAATCGAAGAAAGCTGTCGGGGGGTGGCCGATCCGATCGAGAATCGgcgaataaaatcattttcggCTGGGCCGTACGAGCCCCCGTATAAATACCGGCGTCGGTGATGAATACGTCTGACCTAGCTTGGCCCGAGATAatcgaaaatatgaaaaacaGTCGGCATTTGGTTAAGTTCGGAGGCTGGGAAAGCGTCGAGTGGCGCACTGTATGCGGCCCGTGAACTGCAGAACCATGGGCGTTGCTCGGGTAGTAGCGATTCATTCCCCTCTTTATCGTTCCTTCTACTCCAGCTTTATATAGCCGCCCACCCCGTCCCCAGAACCTCAGCCCCCACCCCTCGGAGCGGGGCTGGCCCCCAACCCCCCGTTTCCACACAGCCCCCCATCCCCCTCGACCCCTCCCCCGTCTCCTCGCAGCCCCGAACCCGCCGCTTCCAACCCCCAGCCCCCAATCCACCGCCTCGCCCCTTCTAGCCAACTACCACCCACTCTCATTTTAAACTTTCAAAGGAAAAAAGCTAGAAATACTTTAActcgaaatgaaatttcaaaaGGATGGAAGGGGGGCCCCCGACAACGATTCCCTCTCCAACGAACAACCCTCTCCTTGCTTCTTTCTTCCGCGTTGCAGCGCGACTGAAAAATATGTAATACGAATTCAGATACCCTTCCTTCGAACTCCCGACTAACCGTCTAGCACGCCATTCTCTCCGCCTAACCCACAGACCCGGCATACGTTCTACGACACGCACCGTTTAAAAAAGGTCGGCGATGTCGCAGCCAAGATGCATGTCTCCCccaaattttcattattttgcatTCTGCTACATCTACATTGCAAACCGGTCTTTCGTCGTGTCGCGAGAAACAAGCATCTTACATCCATCTGGCATCGACCTGACCCTCTGTCGTACCTCGCGAACGTGaacgatttttatgcaacatgAAAATGTTCTGTATCAATTGCAGAAATAGAATAGAATCGAAATGAAGAGTTCTTTTCCTCTCTATTGATCTTAacggattgaggatacatgtaTCAGTATCGTTCaattttttcactattttagaTTTCACTTACTAACAACCAGACCGTGATTAGACGACCGGAGATTGACTATTAGATGACCGGTGATTTCATCTTAGACAAGAATAATGCGATCGAATGTGAACAATGAAAACATTTCAAcagtttaacacgttcgctgccgaaCAAGTATTCCCAGAAATCCcgcaaaatcaaaataatttaatcgtTGTAATAACAACTGCAGAATTATCATAAGGATTACTTTTTCGGTTCAAGCAGCAATATtgtgaacaaaattaatttttgaagatTGGCATTCTATGACCGACGTGACAGTCAACGAgcgtaaaatatttaaaaaatggatgtCCACGACGCGTTAAAAGATCATCGAAATCCGGAAGGAAGTAGCTTTTCCGTAGCTTTGGCAAACTCCACCTGAACGCGTTTACTATATTTTCCCCGGCCATATACCGAAGTAAATGTGTTTCGACGAGTGGACCACCCCCTTGTCCAGGAAATCCCTCGAGCGTCCTCGTTCTTGCGAATACATCGACTTCACAGATATTAGGCGGCCCAGAAAGTCGCTGCGGTTTTCGTACCTCCGAAATTAAACGGTTTTCCCACTTTTCCAGCAAATTTATATTGTAGAAATCTGAATAGGCCTTAATATCTTAACTCAAGACCACAAGTTAGTTATCTGTAATATTTATTCACGTGAATCGTTTACAGTTCAAAGATGAAATATCTGTTTCACGAAAATAGAGTTACAACAGCGATATCAGCTTGAACCGCACCTACTTTCTAAGCTACCTCTCAAAATTCCAATAACTCCTCCAAATTTTTTCCGTCTCTTTAATAACCACGACAGCTCATTAAATAACAATTATATAATTCCAGTAAAATTACAATCGTGTCGACTGCAGCACCAACGTGTCTCCGACTTTTCTTCTTGCTTCCTCACGCGATCTTCGCCTTATCATCTACGAAaacagatcatttttatttattaaagaaaACAGATTTCTCATTGAGAGAGACAGGAAAGAATTTTTAAACTTAATTTTACACGATTTAAACCATCGTTCTTGTGTGTATCGGTCGACGATCATTATTTTTCGGAGATGTATACCATAATGTAGGacaacagaatattttcttttcttaccGAAACGATCATACTTCGTCCGCAGTATGATAATGTATAGAGAGAGACCCGACGAAACTCGCGACATCTTCGTCCGTCCACTCGATCAGAGGAAAATGTATTTGTACGCTCGGAAGAGACTCGCTAAACAATCTCTCGAGCCTCTGATAATCTTCTATTTCCCTTTCGCTGCCGTTCGATCGTTTTCCGAGCAACAACATCCGCATTTCCGGTCTAATTAGAACCGTTCCGTTGTTTTTCAAGCAGCACAATTCGACGTTGTACCTATCACAATAGTCCATTTCTTTTGTTTCGATTACGGATTCGGTTTCCATTACTTTCGCGTAGCGCTAACAATAGCCGCATCTACCTGTTGCTAATTTCTTGAAGAAACTTATTCGCTGTTGGACAGATGCCGCGCAATTTGGTCTTCGAAGGTCCCCCGAGCTTTTCCATCGTAACGCGAGCAAGATGCACCATGACAACGGATTCTGCACAACCGTCCAAATAGATCCAGACCTCCTCGGGTTTCCGACAATAGTCTCTGGAAAGAAGATAAAGCGAGAAAGATTGAGAAATCCGCCGATTTTGAAAACGCTACGGCACGAGCAATCGATACTTTTTTCCACTTGATGCATTACAGGAATATTTCGAAGGACTTCTGATAAATCGATCTACGCTCCGAGTTTTCGAGCAACTGTTCGTATTTGCTCAGGGCGTCGACGTGAGGCGTGCGATCGTAATTCACCAGCACGCCGCTCGGAACTCGAGAACAAAACATTCTTTTGGCAGCCTCGGTGTCCTCCTCGTTCTCGCTCTCTATGGTGATACGCGCTTTGTAATACctgcaacaaatatttcgaaTCTTACAGACACCTTCGACGATCGCGCGACAAACTTTTCTATCGTGTGAAAATCTCGTTACCTATTAGTCTCCGGATACGAGCCGAACGTGACGTTCGGACACTTCCGTACAACAtcgtttaacacgttcgcgaacGAGTCTTCCCTCGCGTTTAAGAAAACCTCTACGGTTGAAAAAGATTTGTATCCGGAAAATAACTCCTACAAACATCTTCTATAATTGTTTCTCCGAAATAAGAGAATTGTCACAGAATGTACCTTGCACAGAGCCTGAAATGGAAATTCGAAGAACATAGGTGATCCAGGAAAGACAAAAACGTTCCGCAACTCTATGCAGGGGTAAGGAAAAGCTTCTCCCGTGACTGGGCTTATGCAAAATTTGAGAACAGATTTGGTTGGAATCTGGAAGAAGattgtgaaattatttcaaCCGCTGAACGACAACTGTGAAACCTGGACTTACGTATGCCATTTTATAAGCAGGAGAAGGAAAATCATTGCAACCAAAGCGATTCTTCACGATGTCCACCAATTTTGGATGATAATGCAGCGTATCGTCGAAAGCCAATCCCAAGGCTGTGAAATACATATTATTTTATCTAGAATGTTCCATGTGCGAATTCCAAATAAATACCTTGATAAGTGACATCGTCATGAGTCGGTCCTATTCCCCCAGTGGTAAACACGTAATTAAAATTTCCGGAGAAACGCTTGATCGCTCTCGCGATATCCTGGACGTCGTCCCGAACGACAGTGATCTGTAATGCGTCGATTATTTTAATACGTCTATGACAACGGAACCGGTGATTAAGATGTGCACGTAGAAACTAACTTTTTGAACCCTGACTCCATGCTTGTACAGTAAATGGCTCGCATAAAAGGAATTAGTGTCTCTCACTTGAGCCTTCAAAATCTCATCGCCGACAACTACACAGAAAGACAAAAATAGAAGCCAAGATTTTTAACGCGGGAAACAATGTACACGAGCGTACGCAACTGACAATTGCACAGGCTGTTATTACCAATTATCCCCGCCGTCGGGTGTTCCTCTTTACTTTTGTTATGTACCAACTTTACCCTCGTGGTTGTTAGTCCATGGTGCTTCGACGAGATATTTGCTAAACATCGTCGCAAGTGTATCATAATTGACCGTTTAACCTTACAATGTACGGTTATCGTACGGTAACGTTCTCGAGGATCGTTTCGCAGCGCCTCGCAACTAAAACGCTAGTCGAATTGACCCGGTTCCTCGAAATGTACCTAACGGAAGGCTAAATATCATACAAATACATGCGGCATTTTCCTCCGTTTCGAATGTTGAAACGATTGAAAGATCAGGTATGATTGTTGCCGTACATGTCGCCAGACACCGCGCATTTTACGGCAATAATCATTTCCCCGGCGAAAAACAGCATCTTGGACAAGTAGAGTCACCTGTGGCGAAATGTTCAAACTAGGGATGTTCGATTACGATTCGATTCTTTCAGTGAAAAGATAGAATCGACCTTTTTTCTGTCCAATAGCATTCTTTCGGAGGTGTTCGATTGTTCCGCAAAGAATCGATTCTCGACATTGAAAAGTATCGATAGCTATCGAGGGTCGTTTGAAATTGTGTATTGACACCTGTGCAaatctgatttttttgtttttttttaataatgagGCACACAGGCGTAGtgatgggcattatcgactaaattcaactatcgactaattactatttagttactacatacatactatcgaatatttagtcgatagtttttagtcgactgaaatttcgttttagtggttacGTCTAGATTGCGGGCTATAGTCTATGCCTACGTATATCACATGTACagtttatatcgcataaatagcaataagattttaacatctaatatgaattaaagtattgaaatatctattacatatttcattacttgcatatttgcacgtcctgtcataatcatgtatttctaaccttttcgtttcttcgtgtgacactgacatttgaaatttcaagatggcgacgtgtaaaacgtcgatagtttaaaaaatcagtcgactgaaaatagtagttggctactatcgatttagtcgatagtttttagtcgatggtgCCCATCACTACACAGGCGCTTGTTTTCAGAATTATGTAAAACCCTTAGAGGGCTAAAGAAAAGACAACGCTGTCTGTATGTTGTGCGTCAAGGTCATCCAATTTGGAGACACTGCGATGAAAGTTGAACGACACGAGTTTCGCCTCTTGTATGATACATACTCTGTGTTTGTCGGTGAGACAcagcgagacaccagcgaaagTTTAGATTGTAGCACGTTTACCTGTCAGTCGTTGTGAAAGCGATTGTCAGACGGGTGGATCATTGTAATGATCTATTCGATCAAACGCGTAGAATGTATACTTTTTTACGAAGTCTGGTTCTCGGGGTGGTTTTCAGCCTTGTGAATACCAGCACGGCTGGATCCTGGAACGAACCTTTGCCATTGGTAATCTCGAATTACAAAGTACAAATCGATGCCGGGAAAGAGGATTGTTACTTTCAATATGCTTCCGCCGGAGCGGATTTCTACGTGCACTTTCAGGTACGTCACAGAGTTGCGTCTCTTTCGATCCGTCGATTCAAATCATTTCGTTTACACGAAGCGTTCGATTGAATTTGAAACTCGTCTGCCGCTTGAAAATTCTTACGATCAACACTTGCGCCATATGGCTGTGAGTAATGCTAATAACAACAACCATAATGTCGTCCTTACCgcataaaacaaataaaaaataataacagaAAGTATGAGTTTAAGTGACAATAGAATTAGCATGTAGAGTATCCGTGTAAAGCTAAATAGATTTGGTACAAGAACTGAGAAGAAAATGCATATGTTAACTAATACACAAACAAGGTAAATACAGGTAAGCACAGAAGACGATACTTTGCGCAAATAATAGATTTAACGAGTAAGCTCTGTTATTAAGTGATTAGAAAGAAATTTAAATGTTTGCTATATTCTCTTTTTTGAACTAGCAAGTATTTATTGGATGATATTTTTGACTGCAGGTGATAAGAGGCGGAGATGGAAAAGCTGGCCTTGCCGTAAGGGATCCACTAGGTGAACTGGTTCATCCTTACCTATGGCTTCCTAATTCAGCTTATAAGGATACTGTGAAAACGGCTGGATACTATTGTATTTGCATGGACAATACATTCTCACGATTTGCTTCAAGATTAGTCAATTTATATATCTCTGTGATCAAGTAATGTATTATAGTATAAATTGTTTATAGGCCTCGATCAGTATCATTAAATAATACCATCTTTTGCAGGTATGACGAATGGGATAAATATTCCAAGGAGC from Halictus rubicundus isolate RS-2024b chromosome 8, iyHalRubi1_principal, whole genome shotgun sequence encodes:
- the LOC143356661 gene encoding FAD synthase → MIHLRRCLANISSKHHGLTTTRVKLVHNKSKEEHPTAGIIVVGDEILKAQVRDTNSFYASHLLYKHGVRVQKITVVRDDVQDIARAIKRFSGNFNYVFTTGGIGPTHDDVTYQALGLAFDDTLHYHPKLVDIVKNRFGCNDFPSPAYKMAYIPTKSVLKFCISPVTGEAFPYPCIELRNVFVFPGSPMFFEFPFQALCKELFSGYKSFSTVEVFLNAREDSFANVLNDVVRKCPNVTFGSYPETNRYYKARITIESENEEDTEAAKRMFCSRVPSGVLVNYDRTPHVDALSKYEQLLENSERRSIYQKSFEIFLDYCRKPEEVWIYLDGCAESVVMVHLARVTMEKLGGPSKTKLRGICPTANKFLQEISNRYNVELCCLKNNGTVLIRPEMRMLLLGKRSNGSEREIEDYQRLERLFSESLPSVQIHFPLIEWTDEDVASFVGSLSIHYHTADEV
- the LOC143356663 gene encoding transmembrane emp24 domain-containing protein 5 → MYTFLRSLVLGVVFSLVNTSTAGSWNEPLPLVISNYKVQIDAGKEDCYFQYASAGADFYVHFQVIRGGDGKAGLAVRDPLGELVHPYLWLPNSAYKDTVKTAGYYCICMDNTFSRFASRLVNLYISVIKYDEWDKYSKELEDLNVSVDNFTRSISFVERNVNEMFQTQYLSRGSEERDYNLLLDNNFYVQMWSITQITVIIITTTIQIYFVRKLFEVKPSKFSRAGI